The Lampris incognitus isolate fLamInc1 chromosome 17, fLamInc1.hap2, whole genome shotgun sequence genome contains a region encoding:
- the LOC130127168 gene encoding cadherin-related family member 1: protein MKGEKKIRVLPFLILALRCTLGQSDYAPYFYDNGPSSTNGNMALFSISEDTPVGTHVYTLNGTDPEGDPVRYGLSFEKGSRECFKVDPKSGNVTLVQALDREKQDEISALVSITDGRNKVVETVRVFITDSNDERPEFQHLPFIIDIPEDTTPGSSIYRVQAVDKDIGSGGSVSYSLQSTPAGKFTIDGHSGVLRIKPGETLDYETTATHFVTVVAKDGGGKYKEKHQVMSSTATITVNVIDAQDTPPSFIGTPYFGYIYEVSVPGSEIFTVYARDGDQGNPNPINYSIINDDDGVFDINSTSGCISLATHPSQLKNELYEIRVKASEVGPNEQLWDSDITTVTVRVVDLNNHPPTFYGENGPQNKFEVTMYEHPPAGEILRGFKITVNDSDQGANAKFKLRLVGPGRVLRVVPQTVLNEAQVTIIVEDTSGIDYEKGPTLSFKLLAVEIDTPERFSATADIVINLLDTNDNIPRFTSEYYIARIPENSHGGSNVVSVTAKDPDSGPWGEVKYTIYGSGADLFAIHPSLGIIYTQPWATLDAEVRSKYNFYVKAEDSEEKYSLAEVFVTVLDENDHSPEFDESYLEKTMIIGAPVRVEAVDGDAESPNNVIEYSIMKAEPDNIFIINADTGDIKLKPYIKSMEIVQNITNQKDCKWSLVIQARDRGLPSFSTTAVVNIDITEATPLKGPMAAFLMKSRYNPMKALGMLTGIISLLVGVTVLISTAMYIRNTKSNRIMPARRIIRRPPRNHQTWAFRMPFFKTDRPSDKFLIGDPQGNPKRGVGSPREKPPPPCAPSLPPPPTGNTRPSERLRPIISVPTISGALASKGSKKSKSSRSKDGNVSSALVSELKMKLEQKISESNQGFYY, encoded by the exons ATGAAGGGAGAAAAGAAAATCCGCGTTTTGCCGTTTCTCATCTTGGCTCTTCGTTGCACCTTGG GGCAATCAGACTACGCTCCATATTTTTATGATAACGGACCAAGTAGTACAAATGGGAACATGGCACTATTCAGCATCTCGGAGGACACGCCAGTTG GTACACACGTATACACCCTTAACGGCACCGATCCGGAGGGGGATCCGGTGCGATATGGGCTGTCTTTTGAGAAGGGCTCCAGAGAATGTTTTAAAGTGGACCCCAAGTCAGGAAACGTGACGCTAGTCCAGGCACTAGACAGAGAG AAACAAGATGAAATCTCAGCACTCGTAAGCATCACGGATGGCCGCAATAAA GTTGTTGAGACGGTAAGAGTGTTTATCACTGACTCCAATGATGAGCGACCTGAATTTCAACACCTGCCTTTCATCATTGACATACCAGAG GACACCACTCCTGGTAGCAGCATCTACAGAGTCCAAGCAGTGGATAAAGACATAGGCTCCGGCGGCAGTGTCTCATACTCCCTACAG AGCACACCTGCTGGCAAGTTCACCATTGACGGACACAGCGGAGTCCTCAGGATCAAGCCCGGTGAGACCTTGGACTACGAGACCACAGCGACGCATTTTGTGACGGTGGTTGCCAAG GACGGCGGTGGAAAATACAAGGAAAAACACCAAGTGATGTCCTCCACAGCCACCATAACCGTTAATGTCATTGATGCCCAAGACACGCCTCCGTCTTTTATCGGCACCCCTTACTTTGGCTACATCTATGAGGTCTCGGTTCCT GGTTCCGAAATATTCACCGTGTACGCCAGAGATGGAGACCAGGGCAACCCTAACCCCATAAATTATTCTATTATCAATG ATGATGATGGTGTCTTCGACATCAACAGCACGAGCGGCTGCATCAGTCTGGCAACTCATCCTTCCCAGCTGAAAAATGAACTATACGAAATTAGAGTCAAG GCCTCTGAGGTTGGTCCAAATGAGCAGCTGTGGGACTCGGACATCACCACAGTGACGGTGCGTGTGGTGGATCTGAACAACCACCCTCCAACCTTCTACGGCGAGAATGGACCGCAGAACAAGTTTGAGGTCACTATGTACGAACACCCACCGGCAGGGGAGATCCTCAGGGGCTTTAAGATAACTGTCAATGACTCAGATCAG GGAGCTAATGCTAAGTTCAAACTGAGGCTGGTGGGTCCGGGTCGAGTCCTCCGTGTGGTACCCCAGACGGTGTTAAATGAAGCACAAGTGACCATTATTGTAGAAGACACGTCTGGCATCGACTACGAGAAGGGACCAACCTTGTCTTTCAAG CTCCTAGCAGTGGAAATTGACACGCCGGAGAGGTTcagtgcaacagctgacatagtGATTAACCTCCTGGACACAAACGACAACATTCCCAGATTCACATCAGAATATTACATCGCCCGGATCCCCGAGAACTCCCACGGGGGCTCTAACGTTGTCTCTGTAACA GCAAAAGATCCAGATTCTGGGCCTTGGGGGGAAGTCAAATACACGATTTATGGATCAGGGGCCGATTT ATTTGCTATCCACCCATCATTGGGCATCATCTACACCCAGCCATGGGCCACCCTGGATGCAGAGGTGAGGTCCAAGTACAACTTCTATGTCAAAGCTGAGGATTCAGAGGAAAAATACAGCTTGGCTGAGGTGTTTGTCACCGTCCTCGATGAAAATGACCACTCCCCGGAGTTTGACGAAAGTTACCTCGAAAAGACCATGATCATTGGTGCACCTGTCAGAGTAGAG GCAGTGGATGGAGATGCGGAGTCTCCCAATAATGTCATTGAGTACTCCATCATGAAAGCTGAGCCAGACAACATATTTATTATCAATGCTGATACGGGGGACATCAAGCTCAAGCCTTACATCAAGTCCATGGAGATTGTTCAGAACATCACCAACCAAAAGGACTGCAAGTGGTCTCTAGTTATCCAGGCCAGGGACAGAGGCTTGCCGTCCTTCAGCACGACAGCCGTGGTCAACATTGATATCACCGAGGCG ACTCCTCTCAAGGGGCCTATGGCGGCCTTTTTAATGAAAAGTAGGTACAATCCTATGAAAGCCCTAGGCATGCTCACTGGTATCATTAGCTTATTGGTAGGAGTGACTGTCTTGATCTCTACGGCTATGTACATACGcaacacaaagtcaaacaggATCATGCCAGCCCGCCGCATCATCAGGAGGCCGCCCAGGAACCACCAGACGTGGGCCTTCAGGATGCCCTTCTTCAAAACCGACAGACCCTCAGACAAGTTCCTCATTGGCGACCCGCAGGGAAACCCCAAACGGGGTGTAGGCAGTCCCCGGGAGAAGCCTCCACCCCCCTgcgccccctccctcccccctccgccCACCGGTAACACGCGGCCCAGTGAGCGGCTGCGGCCCATAATCTCCGTGCCCACAATCTCCGGTGCGCTGGCGTCCAAGGGCTCCAAGAAATCAAAATCCAGCCGCAGCAAAGACGGGAATGTAAGCTCCGCCTTAGTTTCAGAGCTCAAAATGAAGCTAGAGCAGAAAATCAGTGAGAGCAACCAAGGCTTTTATTACTGA